CAGGAGGTAGAGGAACCCGGTCCCTCTCCAGTTCTGGGCCACGTCGCGGTACAGGGCGCGCGAGTAGAACGACATCCAGATCGGATGGAACAATCCGAAGCGCCTCATGGAATCCTCCGGAAGGCCCGCTCACTCCCCGGCGCGTCCGATGGAGCGGATGGTACCAGATGGCGAAGGGTGCGGTCCCGGAACAAGCTCCGGCCCTGAGGCCGCTTCTGTTGGGAGAGAGGCTTCAGCCCTCGGGAATCTCCGAGGGATCGAAGCCGCCGAGAAAGTCCTTGATCTCTTCCGGCTTGGCGCCTTCCTTGCGGTCGCGGTTCATGAACTCCTGGATCTCGTCCTCCAGCTTGAGCGGCTTCGCGTCGGCGGGTGGAGGCGCCGCCTTCCTGACCCGCCGCAGCCGGCGTCGTTCCTCGCGACGCTGCTCCTCGTTCTCGTACCCTCCGCCCAGGTCGCGCGACTCGACCGGAGCTTGAGAGAGAGGAGGATCCGGGAACTCGGTGGGCAGCGAGTCGGGCGCGGGCAGGAAGGCGTCGATGGGAAGCTTCTCCCCGGAGAGGCGGACCTCCCGTTCCAGGCGCCGGAAGAGCTCCAGGTGACTCTTCATGCGCTCTCCTGCTGGTACATGCGCAGGCAGCGCCGGGCATTCTCATTGAGAGGATCGAGCTCGAGCGCGCGCTTCCAGGATTGGATCGCCTGCTCGTGCTTGCTGAGCTTGTAGTAGGTATTCCCCAGGTTGGTGTAGGCGACCGCGGCATCGGAGCTGTTCTGCAGCGCCCGGTTGAACATCTCCAGGGCGCGGTCGTACTGCAGCGAGGTGTGGTACAGGAAGCCGAGGTTGTTGTACACCTCGCCCATCTGCGGGTCGATCTCGATCGCCTTCTGGAAGGCGGCGGCGGCGTCATCCGCCTGGCCCCGGCGCGACAGCACCAGCCCCAGGTTGTTCCAGGCCTCGGCATAGCGCGGGTCGACTTCCAGCGCCTGGCGGAAGCTCTTCTCGGAGGCTTCGAGGGCCCCGCGGTAGTAGAGGATGACGCCGCGATTGTTGTGATCCTGGCCGGTTTTCCGGCGCAGGCGCTGCTCTTCCTCGCGGGCCGCCCGATGGTACCCCTCGAAGGCCTTCACGACGCTGTCGTTCGACTCGCGCATCCGGCGCAGCGTCTCGTCCCCGCCCTGGACGATCTCCTCCAATCGCGCGATCCCGGCGGTGGAGGAGTCGGTCTGCTGCTGGATCTGTTGGATTGCCGACAGGGTCAGCTCGGCGGAAGGGTTCTGCTCCACCAGGTCGCGCAGCGCGCCCAGGCTCTTGGCGGCCTCTTTCTGCGCCGTGCGGACGTCCGCGAGCTCTCGGGCGAGCCCCGCCAGCGCCTCGGGCTGCGAGGCGGCGCGCCGCACCTCGGTCAGGACCAGGGAGATTTCCTCCATCACCTTGCCGCCGATCTCCCGCTGCAATTCGGCGTGGGCCTCGGTCTGGCGGCGCAGCTCCGTCTCAATCTCCGCGCGCGCGGTTCGCACTCCGACCTCGATCTCCCCTTTCATGGTCCGCAGCGCGGCTTCGAGCTCCTCGCGCGCGGTGCGCAGCGTGGAGGGCAGGGAGCGCGTCTCCTCGCGCAGCGCGGCGAGCCCGGCGGCCCCTGACTGGGCGGCGGAGGCGGTCTGCGACGCGAGGTCACGCAGCGGAACGATCGCATCCTTCAATCCGGAGAGCCGATCCTCCACGGAAGTCGAGAAGGCGCGCAGGCGCTTGACCTCTTCTTCCAGCCTGGGAAGGGCGGCCCGCGACTCGTCGAGGGCGGCGCGCGCCGCCTGCAGCTCACCGCGCAGCGTCGTGATCTCCCCCGCGATGGCGTGCGAGCCTTTCGCGGCCTCGAGCGAAGTCCCCTGGATCGGGGCAATCATTTCCTTGAGCGCGATCAGGGTCTCCTGCACCAGGCGCGCCGAGCCGGAGACGGCCCGGATCTCGTCCTTGAGCGGGGCGATCTCCTGGCGGGTTTCCTGCACCAGCTTCCCGGCGGCCTCGCGCAGCGGAGTGACTGCCTCGCGCAGCGCCAGCAGCCAGTCTTTCAGCTGGGCGATGTCCTCCCCGATCGGAGCGAAGGCATCCTGGGATTTGCCGAATTTCCCTTCCAGCCGGCCGAAGCCCTCCTGGAGGGACAGAAGTCCGGCGGCCAGCTCGCCGGCCGCAGTGCCTATCGACTCGCCCTGCGCCTGCAGGACCGGCGAAGCTCCCTGCAGCTCCGCCACGGCGACCCGTACCATCTCGGCGTCCCGCTGCAGCGCCGGCAATGCGTCGTGCAGCGGAGCAAGGTCGCGGCGCAGCGCTTCCAGACCTTGCGCCTCGTTGTCGCGCCCCTCGAGCGAGCGCAGCGTGGAATGCACCGAAGCCAGACCCGAGGCAATGGGGGAGAGGTTCTCCTGCAGAATCTTGAGGGCCCAGGCAGTCGTCGCGGCGGGATCGAAATCGCAGCGCGCGCCGGCCCCGGACCCCTCTTGGCGCGGCTCCTGCAGCCGATCCTCGATCTGCCGGATCCTGCCGCCGAGGCTGTGCTCGAGCCCCTTGATCGACTGATCCACCTCGAGCAGGGAGGTCAGGATGTCGCGGCGCAGGTTGTTGTGCCGCTTCGTCTCGTCGTCAGTGGCGCCGCCGGGGGGGAAAGGGAATGAAGTGTCTTCCATGTCGGACTCCTAGGAATTCCGGCCGAATCGAAGGATCGTCTCGCCCATGAGCTTGGCGCTCCCGGGCTCCAGCTCAACGGTGACCAGGCGGGTGTAGGCGCGACGCAGCGCGTCCTGGATTTCGGGATCGGTGGAGGAGCCGGCCATCTCCTCCAGGGTGCGGCAGGCCAGCTGCGCATCGCCCGAGCGCAGCGCGGCATGCGCGAGAACCCGGCTGGGACCCAGACCTTTGAGCAGCTCCGCGGCCCGGAAATAGTCCTCCTGCTGGGCCGCGACCCCGGCATGGATGCGCCGCAGGGAAGGCTCGTCGAGCTGGTCGGCATGCGCGGCCGCCACCGCCGCCGCCTCGCCCGCTTCTCCCAGCTCCAGCAGCGTCTCGGCCAGCCGGACCCGGTCGGCGACGCACGGCTCGGCGGAGGCGGAAGCCTCCTGCAGCGTCGCGATCTCGCGCCGCAGCTGCGAGAGGATGCATTCGTGGACGCGGGCCATGAGATGATCGCGATCCGTCGTCAGACTCTCGGCCTCGCGCAGCGCCTCCCGGGCCTCGGCGGTCTCGCCCCGGGAGAGGCGCGCCCGCCAGAGGCGGACCAGCAGCACCAGGCGCTCTCCCGGCTCGAAAGAGCGCTTCAGGCTCGCAGAGAGAAAGTCGGCCGCTTCCCCCTGCCGCTGCGCCGCGAGGAGCATCTCGGAGAGAAGCGAGACGAGGCGGTAGCCCCCGGGCTTGCGCTCGTGGAGCTTGCGCGCCTCGACAATCGTCTCGGAGAGCAGCGCCCCTCCGCTGCGGGCCGCGACCTCGAGGTCCTCCAGCGCCGCCTCGTCGTCCTGCTGCAGGATCAGGGCCTGGGCCCGGATCAGCCGCACCTCTCCCTGCCTCGGATCCTTCTCGACGAGGGCGTTCAATCCCTTCAGCGCCGGCTCGACCAGTCCTGCGTCGCGCCCCAGGGCCTTGCGATAGGCGCGGGCGGCCGCCGCCGAGCGGCCTGCCTTCGCCAGGATCTCCGCGGCCAGAAACGCCACCCTGGCCGACCCGGAGTCCTTGGCGACGGTCGTCTCGAGCAAGGCGAGCACATCGTCGAGAGGCCCATCGCCGCGGGCCGCGGCCTGTGACAGCTTCTCGACGGCAGCGGCCGTCTCGTCGTCGGCGAGATAGATCTCCGCCATCACCAGGTAAGGTCCGATCGCCTTGGGATGGGCAGCTCCGAGCTCGGAGCAGAGGCGGATGACCTGCGGAGCGATGGCGCGCTCCACGCGGCAGGCGCTGCGACAAGCCTCGGAGGCGAGAGCAATCTCCCCCAGAATCCCCTGGGTCCGTCCCATCGCCAGGTGCGCGGCCGACAGGCGCGGTGAGCGCTCCAGAATCGTCTGCAGCCGAGGCAGCAGGGAGCGCGCGCTGGCGGGCCTCCCCTCGAGCAGGTTCTGGATCGCCTCGACCGCCTGGGCGTCCTTGCCGAGCGTGCACAGGATTTCGATCCGTGCCTCGGCGGCGTGCGGGGAGACAGGGAACTCGGCGCGGATCCGGTCCAGCTCGGTGAGGACCCCTTCGGAGATCCGGTTGTCGTTCCGGAACGCCTCGAGCAGCCTCGAGACTCCCTCTTCGACCCGGCCGACGCCGGGGAGGATCTTCCCGAGGGCGAGCGAGGCGAGGGGGAAATTGGGCTGCAGATCCAGCAGGCGGTCGAGGCGCTGAGCTGCCTCGGCGCCGAGACCCGGATCTTTTCGGCTCGCGTTGTAGTAGCGCTTCACCGCCGCGGTCGGATCGCCTTTCTGCAGCGCCACGTCCCCGAGATCCAGCTGCAGGCAGGCGGTGCTCGAATCGTCCTTCAGGCGCAGCGTCTCCGCGGCGAGGCTCGAAACCTCGTCCAGCTGGCCCGAAAGCAGAAGCGCCGAGGAGAGTCCCAGCCGGATCTCGATGTCGTTCGGCGTGGCCTTGACCGCCTCGCGGTACTTGGCCAGGATCGGCGACAGCAGGTCGGGGTTGAGCGATTGGATCTTCTTAAGCTCGTACACCGCCGCCCGATAGTTTTTCTGATCCAGGCACAGCCCCGCCAGGACGTAGCGCACTTCCACCATCTCGGGGTGTCCCGCCAGCAGGGTTTCGAAGATCTGCCGCACGTCGTCCAGCCGCTCGGGAGCGGCCGCCGCCAGCTCCCGGAAAGCCGACACCGCCTCACCCAGCGCGCCGGAGAGCAGCGCCGCCTCACCCAGCGCGAAGCGTGCCGCCGCGGCCGGTATTCCCTCCAGAGTGGCGACCTTGCGCAGCAGCGGCAGCGAGCCGGCGGCCCCTTCGGGGGAGGAGCGCGCGATGCGCGACAGGCAGCGCAGGGCCTCGGGCGCCGGAGCGCGGGCGCTCGACAGGATACCTTCCAGCGCCGGCAGCGCCTCGAGAGGCGAGCCGGCCGCAAGGTGGGCCTCGGCCAGCGCGAGGCCGCAGCCGACGTGCGCCGGCTCGGCCGCCAGAGCCTCTTTCGCCCGGGCCATCACCTCCGCCGCGGCGCCGGGATCCCTGGCGAGACGATAGCGCAGCAGGAGCGCCGCCTTCGTGCGCTCCCCCTCGCGCAGGTAGATCCGGGCCAGGGCCTGGGAGACGGGGATAACGCAGCTCCCGGCATCGAGCAGGGCGAGAAGCTTGGGGACCAGGATGGGACCGTCTTCCGGGGAGAGCTGCAGGACCTTCTCGTAGCGGGCCACGCCTTCGGCGCCGCGTCCCGCCTTGAAATCGAGATCACCCAGCAGGAGATAGGTTCGCGCGTGCTGCGGCTGCGCTTGCGCCACCTTCTGGAGCGCCGCCACGGTGGCCTCGTCACCGATCTTCTCCGAGGCGAGGAGGACCGCCTCCACGGCCAGCACCGGCTTGCCGGAGGCGAGGTAGGCATCCGCCAGCGCCAGACGAAGCGGCGGAAAGTCGTCCATCTTCGGGGTCAGCTCCTCGAGCAGGGCAATCGACTCGGCGCGCAGCGATCCCAGCTTCTGGAGCGCGTCGAGTGCCTGCAGCATCTCCGCGAACTTCCCCTCCGCCCGGCGCGCCTGGGCGAGCAGCCAGAGCACCTCGGGTCGCCCGGGCAGCTTCCTGGCGATCAGGTCGACGCGCGCCGCTACGTTGGCCGCGGCGGCCGCCGCATCGGCTTCCAGGGAATGCTCCAGGTGCTTGAGCGATTCGGCCAGCTTCCCCGATTTGAGCAGGAGGTCCACCAGCGCAAAGCGCAGCGGCAGGTTCTGGTAGTCGCGCGAGAGGATCGTTTCCAGGCGGGAGCAGACGCGGTCCGCCTCCTCGGGGTTCTTTTCCAGGATGCGGCGGTATGCCTCGGCCGCCTTGACCGAGTCGCCGACGCGCTCCAGGGCGAGGGTGACGAAATAGGCGGAATGGAGCGAGGTCTTGGTCAGCTTCGCCTGTGGGGCGTTCTTCTTCACCGCGTCCCACTTGGCGAGGTGCCGCCCATGATAGACGCGCAGCTCTTCCGCGGAGATGCGCTCCATGGTGCCCATCGCCTTGGCGAAGTCCTCCATGCGGATGAAGTGCTCCACCACGGCCTCGTAGTAAGAGCCCACCGAGGCGTGCTTCATCTTGACCTCCTCGATGAACTCGAGGACGGTATCGATGCGGCGCGGGTTCTTCCGGAGGATCCGCTTCAGGCACTCTCCCGCGTCGGTCTCGCGGGAGGCGGCGAGCAGGCAGCGGGAGAGCTCGAGGAGCATTCCTTCGTGATCGGGCTGCTTTGCGAGGCCGGCTTCGAGCGTCGCGATCGCCTTGTCGAGCCTACCCTCGGCGGCGAGCGCGCGCGCCTTCTCCAATGGCCCCTGAGTCAGGCTCTTGAGAAGGGAGACTTCGGGCAGCTTCATGCGACGGTTTTCCTAAAGCTATCCCCGTCATTAACTTAGAGCCGGCCCGCGAGGGAGCGGGGGCTCCCCGGGCCAAGGGAAATATAGGGATGGGAGCGCGGATTTCAAGACGCATGTGGCACTTAGCCGAGGCTTGACGAGGGGATCGGCTGCCAGTTATAGTGACCCCACTTTTTTAATAAGGAAGTGCTTTTCCGCCGGAAGAGATCTCTCTCGAAGAAGAAGGAGGAGCAATGCGTTCGAGTGCGGGGCTAGGTAGTCGCTTGGCTGCGGCGGCGCTGATGTTCTCGTTGAGTGGCATTCCCGTTTGTCTCGGCCAGACCGCGCGGCCCCCCGCTGGAACCCTCATGGGGAGGATCTTTCTTCCCGACGGCGTGACCCCGCGCAGCGGAGTGGTGGTCAAGGTCGCGAACCTCTCCACTTCGCAGACCTTCGCTTCCGGACAGACGGATCGCTCCGGACGCTATGCTTTCGAGGCGCTGCCTTCCGGGAAGTACCAGGTGGCGGTCGCCGCGAGCGAAGGGCTGTACGTGAACTCCTCCGAGATCCCGGTCATCCAGGGACGCAAGACGCTGTTCTCCCTGGCGCTCAAGCCGGGCCAGACCCGGCAGGATGATCCGAATCCGCCCCCGCCCGACAACCCGCCGCCGGCCGAGAACCCTCCGCCGCAGGAGCCGCCCCCGGCGCAGCCGCCGGCCGAGAAGCCGCCCGAGACCAAGCCCGAGGACAAAAAACCGGAAGAGAAGAAGCCCCCCGCCGAAGGCGAAAAGAAGAAGGATGGCGGCTTCTGGCGCAGCGGCTGGGGCGTCGCAGTGGGGCTGGGCGCTGGAGCCATAGTTCTGGGCCTGCTGGCCGATTCGATCGCGGGCGACAGCGAGGGAGTCGCTCAGCCGCCCAGCCAGAGCACTCCCTAGTCGGAATCACGGTAAAGTCATGCAGCGAAGGCCCGGCCCCGCCGGGCTTTCGTATTTCCGGGCCGGACGGCAACGGCGCCTTGACGGCCCTTGGACCGTGGGGCTAATGTAACGGCCCTGAGGACGGGACTTCCGGAGGATGCATGAAGGCCAAGGAGATCATGACGCGCGATCCGATCACCTGCCTGCCGCAGACCACCATCGAGGAGCTGTGCGAGACGCTGCGCCGCGACAACATCAACGGCGCGCCGGTGGTCGACGAAGCGGGCCGGCTGGTGGGAATCGTCTCTCAGGACGACGTGATTTTCCGCAAGGGACGCCTGAACGACGAGATCCGGCCCCCCCGGGACATCAAGGACCTGTTCCAGCGCGGGTTCGCCTCCATCGCCGACAGCGACACCGGGCCGCGCCGGGTGGGGGACATCATGACCCGCGAAGTCATCTCCGCCGACGAGGAGACCGAGGTGGAGCAGCTCTGCCGGACGATGTGGGAGCGTCGCATCCATCGCATCCCGATCACCCGGAACGGAAAGCTGAGCGGCATCGTCTCGGCCCTCGACCTCTGCAAGATCATCGCCGCCGGGAAAGCCACCCTCTCCGGGTGATTCCGGCGCTCATCTTCCTCGGTGCGCCGCCGGGCGCGGCTTCCTGAAAAAATCAGCGTTCTTCCGGACGAAGCGCTTCCATGGTTCCGGGACATGCTCCGCCTCGAAGATCGCTTCCACCGGGCACTCCGGCTCGCAGGCGCCGCAGTCGATGCAGACGTTCGGGTCGATGAAGCGCTGATCTTTCCCGAGATGGATGCAGTCCACCGGACAGACCGCGACGCAAGCCCCCTCCTTCACCCCGATGCAGGGTTGCGTGATGACGTAGGCCAAGGGAAACTTCCTCCGGAAGGCGTGCGGAGGAGCGGATTATAGCGCCCCACTCGCAGGCGGCAAACCTCGCGGGTGAGGCCCGCGGATATAATGCGTCCCTTCCGGGAGGACCCGCATGCTCTACCGGATCTTGCGCGCCTTCCTCTCCTTCTGCCTGCACGTCATGTACCGCCGCATCGAGGCCCCGGGGAGCGAGCGCTTCCCGCGGGAGGGAGGCGTCCTGCTGGTCGCCAACCACGGCAACGCGCTGGTGGATCCGCTGCTCCTGCTGATCCTGGTCCCGCGCCCCATCACCTTTCTGGCGAAGCACACTCTCTTCAAGGTGCCGGTGCTCGGCTTCTTCCTGCGGCGCATCGGAGGCCTGCCGGTGTACCGCAGGCACGAGGCTCCGGAGCTTACCGCCCGGAACGAGGAGACGATGGATGCCTGTGGGCGCATGCTGGTACAGGGCGGCGTGGTCTGTCTCTTCCCGGAGGGTGTCAGCCACGACGAGCCGAAGCTCCGCGCGCTGCGTACCGGAGCGGCGCGCATCTTCTTCCGCGCGGCGGTTGTCGGCGCGCCCCCCAGGGTCATCCCCGCCGGGATCAATTACGAAGCGAAAGCGGTCTTTCGCTCGCGGGTCCTGGTGGCCTTCGGCCGCGAGGTGGACACGGGGGATGCGGGCGAGCCCCAGCCGTCCGGCGTCAAGACGCTCACCCGGCGGATCGAAGCGGCCCTGGCCGATCTCGTCCCCGACCTCGATTCCTGGGAAGAGCTGCGCTTCCTGCGCGATGTCCGCTCGATGTTCTTCGGAAGGCGCGAGGAATCGCTGTCGGCCGAAGCGGCCTCCCTGAAGCGCTTCATCCAGGCCTATCGCTACTACCGTGAGAAGGACCCGCAGGCCGTGGCGGGGATCCGCCGCCGCTGGGAGATCTACCGCCGCCAGTTCCGCCGCTTCGGTCTCGAGGAATCGCAGGTGGAGCTCGCAGGGGCCCCCGTGCGCGCGGCGCGCTTCCTGGCTTCGAGCCTTCTGGTCAGCCTCCTGGTCTTTCCCTTCGCGGCGGTGGGAT
This portion of the Candidatus Polarisedimenticolia bacterium genome encodes:
- a CDS encoding tetratricopeptide repeat protein, giving the protein MEDTSFPFPPGGATDDETKRHNNLRRDILTSLLEVDQSIKGLEHSLGGRIRQIEDRLQEPRQEGSGAGARCDFDPAATTAWALKILQENLSPIASGLASVHSTLRSLEGRDNEAQGLEALRRDLAPLHDALPALQRDAEMVRVAVAELQGASPVLQAQGESIGTAAGELAAGLLSLQEGFGRLEGKFGKSQDAFAPIGEDIAQLKDWLLALREAVTPLREAAGKLVQETRQEIAPLKDEIRAVSGSARLVQETLIALKEMIAPIQGTSLEAAKGSHAIAGEITTLRGELQAARAALDESRAALPRLEEEVKRLRAFSTSVEDRLSGLKDAIVPLRDLASQTASAAQSGAAGLAALREETRSLPSTLRTAREELEAALRTMKGEIEVGVRTARAEIETELRRQTEAHAELQREIGGKVMEEISLVLTEVRRAASQPEALAGLARELADVRTAQKEAAKSLGALRDLVEQNPSAELTLSAIQQIQQQTDSSTAGIARLEEIVQGGDETLRRMRESNDSVVKAFEGYHRAAREEEQRLRRKTGQDHNNRGVILYYRGALEASEKSFRQALEVDPRYAEAWNNLGLVLSRRGQADDAAAAFQKAIEIDPQMGEVYNNLGFLYHTSLQYDRALEMFNRALQNSSDAAVAYTNLGNTYYKLSKHEQAIQSWKRALELDPLNENARRCLRMYQQESA
- a CDS encoding tetratricopeptide repeat protein, translating into MKLPEVSLLKSLTQGPLEKARALAAEGRLDKAIATLEAGLAKQPDHEGMLLELSRCLLAASRETDAGECLKRILRKNPRRIDTVLEFIEEVKMKHASVGSYYEAVVEHFIRMEDFAKAMGTMERISAEELRVYHGRHLAKWDAVKKNAPQAKLTKTSLHSAYFVTLALERVGDSVKAAEAYRRILEKNPEEADRVCSRLETILSRDYQNLPLRFALVDLLLKSGKLAESLKHLEHSLEADAAAAAANVAARVDLIARKLPGRPEVLWLLAQARRAEGKFAEMLQALDALQKLGSLRAESIALLEELTPKMDDFPPLRLALADAYLASGKPVLAVEAVLLASEKIGDEATVAALQKVAQAQPQHARTYLLLGDLDFKAGRGAEGVARYEKVLQLSPEDGPILVPKLLALLDAGSCVIPVSQALARIYLREGERTKAALLLRYRLARDPGAAAEVMARAKEALAAEPAHVGCGLALAEAHLAAGSPLEALPALEGILSSARAPAPEALRCLSRIARSSPEGAAGSLPLLRKVATLEGIPAAAARFALGEAALLSGALGEAVSAFRELAAAAPERLDDVRQIFETLLAGHPEMVEVRYVLAGLCLDQKNYRAAVYELKKIQSLNPDLLSPILAKYREAVKATPNDIEIRLGLSSALLLSGQLDEVSSLAAETLRLKDDSSTACLQLDLGDVALQKGDPTAAVKRYYNASRKDPGLGAEAAQRLDRLLDLQPNFPLASLALGKILPGVGRVEEGVSRLLEAFRNDNRISEGVLTELDRIRAEFPVSPHAAEARIEILCTLGKDAQAVEAIQNLLEGRPASARSLLPRLQTILERSPRLSAAHLAMGRTQGILGEIALASEACRSACRVERAIAPQVIRLCSELGAAHPKAIGPYLVMAEIYLADDETAAAVEKLSQAAARGDGPLDDVLALLETTVAKDSGSARVAFLAAEILAKAGRSAAAARAYRKALGRDAGLVEPALKGLNALVEKDPRQGEVRLIRAQALILQQDDEAALEDLEVAARSGGALLSETIVEARKLHERKPGGYRLVSLLSEMLLAAQRQGEAADFLSASLKRSFEPGERLVLLVRLWRARLSRGETAEAREALREAESLTTDRDHLMARVHECILSQLRREIATLQEASASAEPCVADRVRLAETLLELGEAGEAAAVAAAHADQLDEPSLRRIHAGVAAQQEDYFRAAELLKGLGPSRVLAHAALRSGDAQLACRTLEEMAGSSTDPEIQDALRRAYTRLVTVELEPGSAKLMGETILRFGRNS
- a CDS encoding carboxypeptidase-like regulatory domain-containing protein produces the protein MGRIFLPDGVTPRSGVVVKVANLSTSQTFASGQTDRSGRYAFEALPSGKYQVAVAASEGLYVNSSEIPVIQGRKTLFSLALKPGQTRQDDPNPPPPDNPPPAENPPPQEPPPAQPPAEKPPETKPEDKKPEEKKPPAEGEKKKDGGFWRSGWGVAVGLGAGAIVLGLLADSIAGDSEGVAQPPSQSTP
- a CDS encoding CBS domain-containing protein; this encodes MKAKEIMTRDPITCLPQTTIEELCETLRRDNINGAPVVDEAGRLVGIVSQDDVIFRKGRLNDEIRPPRDIKDLFQRGFASIADSDTGPRRVGDIMTREVISADEETEVEQLCRTMWERRIHRIPITRNGKLSGIVSALDLCKIIAAGKATLSG
- a CDS encoding 4Fe-4S binding protein: MAYVITQPCIGVKEGACVAVCPVDCIHLGKDQRFIDPNVCIDCGACEPECPVEAIFEAEHVPEPWKRFVRKNADFFRKPRPAAHRGR
- a CDS encoding 1-acyl-sn-glycerol-3-phosphate acyltransferase, coding for MLYRILRAFLSFCLHVMYRRIEAPGSERFPREGGVLLVANHGNALVDPLLLLILVPRPITFLAKHTLFKVPVLGFFLRRIGGLPVYRRHEAPELTARNEETMDACGRMLVQGGVVCLFPEGVSHDEPKLRALRTGAARIFFRAAVVGAPPRVIPAGINYEAKAVFRSRVLVAFGREVDTGDAGEPQPSGVKTLTRRIEAALADLVPDLDSWEELRFLRDVRSMFFGRREESLSAEAASLKRFIQAYRYYREKDPQAVAGIRRRWEIYRRQFRRFGLEESQVELAGAPVRAARFLASSLLVSLLVFPFAAVGFVVHYPAYRISGELERRFNRHPDMAATYKVTAGVILFALTYAIAAALLLLRGGWRTALLGVGFLPLCGWAALRVAEERHRIGEAIGALALALRSGKALEKMRAQRREIVETIARLMRRYPLEAASLR